A genomic segment from Thermotoga neapolitana DSM 4359 encodes:
- a CDS encoding DUF1156 domain-containing protein, producing the protein MKTFLESLKFPVQEVNKKSSGEKGPGRPPYWEMVFYWTRKPLVGARSVIAGALLPENVDENLFKAAVRLSSPTPHRENPQIPAEFAKYFEGKKLLDPFAGFGSIPLEGLRLGLDVTAVELLPTTYIFLKAVLEYPKKFGKSLVKDVERWGEWITEQLKNDPEIRELYDDDVAVYIGTWEIRCPHCGRWTPAIGNFWLARVKDGKGYKRLAYMKPERKGDEIEIRVIDLNEILDDISKANVDGNEIIFEGENYVKTVEEAVRDGKLKQSDVKIDGNTVIFEVPSANIELRRSQLTCLMCGNVIKYADENGNHHMKLKNGDFYVKFALRKYHEGDERFARQRLLVKVKVKDGDLIFEPATKEDSEKLWKAKEKVREMLEKGDLDVPSEAIPLYENRRITPILSAEKWYQFFNPRQLLTLIKIVRLIREVGRKVEEEKIAEGWNKERAFEYAEAVATYLSTAMLKYAYYNSIVTRWDSTWWKIGETMSTRGIAMNWNWTESPWFSSFGGMIKTLLAILRGVKYLTSALSSSQRTLADFTENSVKVLQGDATSLNLGEKFDVIVTDPPYADDVPYTELSDFYYVWLKRALSDVENGKLIPRFHKEAFFKRIGPKWVEIKTQWQEFAKKEVSTNPGRFMEDENKKEKAVQHFENLFSQAFVAMREHLKDDGVLVTYYAHTDPGSWINLIEAGWRRARLQITRAIPLTTESETSIVSRGKMSLDTSIVAVWRKQKEEKTVQISTLKEEIERKAKSSAREFIEYGYEGLDLLYGVMAAALEEVTKYREISSLKGPLTTEEILNEYVYPATIRGIVNAIAEIEGTGTLHSGTAMFYTAYKILFGNASLSANDIVLLRLATSTDPSELISSGVLKEKRSSSSKEYTLYTPDLLGKKALDTKEFQKFLHEKKLDPVEPKPKNSVDVLQLLEYYSLLGRSRVKEEIEKLRKMWAGEVEEALFIARLVSEYYAEIYIRKIDPVRRMKEEFASEIDRELEKDGFLEVVLMRRLLGYVGGAV; encoded by the coding sequence ATGAAAACATTCCTTGAAAGTCTCAAATTCCCGGTCCAGGAAGTAAATAAAAAAAGTTCCGGCGAGAAAGGACCTGGAAGGCCTCCGTACTGGGAGATGGTGTTTTACTGGACGAGGAAACCTCTCGTAGGTGCAAGGTCTGTAATAGCGGGGGCACTGCTTCCCGAAAACGTGGATGAAAATCTATTCAAAGCGGCTGTAAGACTTTCTTCGCCCACACCCCACAGAGAGAACCCTCAAATTCCCGCGGAATTTGCGAAGTACTTTGAAGGGAAAAAGTTGCTCGATCCCTTCGCTGGGTTCGGTTCGATTCCCCTCGAAGGGCTGAGACTCGGCCTTGATGTCACGGCTGTTGAACTTCTACCAACAACCTACATTTTTCTCAAGGCCGTTCTCGAATATCCAAAGAAGTTCGGGAAATCCCTCGTGAAAGACGTTGAAAGGTGGGGTGAGTGGATAACCGAGCAACTCAAGAATGACCCTGAAATCAGGGAGCTTTACGACGATGACGTGGCCGTTTACATCGGAACGTGGGAAATCAGGTGCCCTCACTGTGGGCGGTGGACTCCTGCGATAGGAAATTTCTGGCTGGCAAGAGTTAAGGACGGCAAGGGCTACAAGAGGCTCGCCTACATGAAGCCTGAGAGGAAGGGCGATGAGATTGAAATAAGGGTGATTGACCTCAACGAAATCCTGGACGATATTTCTAAAGCGAATGTTGACGGCAATGAGATCATCTTCGAAGGAGAAAACTACGTGAAAACAGTAGAAGAAGCTGTAAGAGATGGAAAGCTGAAACAGAGTGATGTGAAGATAGATGGAAACACGGTTATCTTCGAAGTTCCTTCGGCGAATATCGAATTAAGACGGAGCCAGCTCACCTGTCTTATGTGTGGAAATGTCATAAAGTACGCGGATGAAAATGGAAATCACCACATGAAGCTGAAAAACGGGGATTTTTATGTGAAGTTCGCGCTGAGAAAGTACCACGAAGGTGATGAGCGCTTCGCAAGGCAGAGACTGCTCGTGAAGGTGAAAGTCAAGGATGGAGATCTGATCTTTGAACCAGCGACAAAGGAAGACAGCGAAAAACTCTGGAAAGCGAAGGAGAAGGTCAGGGAGATGCTTGAGAAGGGAGATCTGGACGTGCCGAGTGAAGCAATACCTCTTTACGAGAACCGCCGTATTACTCCAATACTCAGTGCAGAAAAATGGTATCAGTTCTTCAACCCCCGTCAGCTTCTCACCCTCATAAAGATCGTGAGGCTGATAAGGGAAGTTGGCAGAAAGGTCGAGGAGGAAAAGATTGCCGAGGGCTGGAATAAAGAAAGGGCATTTGAGTATGCGGAGGCAGTGGCAACGTATTTGAGCACGGCGATGTTGAAGTATGCGTACTACAATTCAATCGTTACCCGGTGGGATTCTACTTGGTGGAAAATTGGGGAAACAATGTCCACCCGTGGAATCGCAATGAATTGGAACTGGACAGAAAGTCCTTGGTTTAGTAGTTTTGGTGGGATGATCAAAACACTCCTTGCAATATTAAGGGGTGTTAAATACCTCACCTCCGCTCTCTCCTCCTCCCAGAGAACCCTTGCGGATTTCACAGAAAACTCCGTTAAAGTTCTCCAGGGCGACGCGACCTCGCTCAACCTTGGAGAGAAGTTCGACGTCATCGTAACTGATCCACCCTATGCAGATGATGTCCCATACACAGAACTTTCTGACTTCTACTACGTCTGGCTCAAAAGGGCTCTGAGCGACGTTGAGAACGGAAAACTCATTCCAAGGTTCCACAAGGAAGCGTTTTTCAAAAGAATCGGCCCCAAATGGGTGGAAATCAAGACCCAGTGGCAGGAATTTGCGAAGAAAGAAGTTTCGACGAATCCGGGTCGTTTCATGGAAGACGAAAACAAAAAGGAGAAAGCCGTCCAACACTTCGAAAACCTCTTCAGTCAGGCCTTCGTGGCCATGAGGGAGCACCTCAAGGACGATGGGGTTCTTGTCACCTACTACGCTCACACAGATCCGGGAAGCTGGATAAACCTCATTGAAGCCGGCTGGAGGCGAGCAAGACTTCAAATAACGAGGGCAATCCCTCTGACAACCGAATCGGAAACGAGCATCGTGAGCAGGGGTAAAATGAGTCTCGACACCTCGATCGTTGCTGTCTGGAGAAAACAGAAAGAGGAAAAAACCGTTCAAATATCGACTCTGAAGGAAGAGATCGAGAGAAAAGCAAAGTCTTCGGCTCGTGAATTCATAGAGTATGGTTATGAAGGACTCGATCTGCTGTACGGTGTGATGGCGGCTGCCCTCGAGGAAGTCACAAAGTACAGAGAAATTTCCTCCCTGAAAGGTCCTCTTACGACAGAAGAAATTTTGAACGAATACGTATATCCCGCTACTATAAGAGGAATTGTGAACGCGATTGCGGAGATCGAAGGAACTGGAACACTCCATTCTGGCACTGCCATGTTCTACACCGCTTACAAGATACTATTTGGAAACGCATCTTTGAGCGCGAACGATATCGTCCTCCTCAGGCTCGCAACATCAACAGATCCGAGTGAGTTGATCAGCAGTGGAGTTCTCAAAGAGAAGAGATCTTCAAGCAGTAAAGAATACACGCTCTACACACCGGATCTTCTCGGCAAGAAAGCTTTGGACACGAAGGAGTTCCAGAAGTTCCTTCATGAAAAGAAACTCGATCCGGTAGAGCCAAAACCAAAAAACAGTGTGGATGTGCTTCAGCTTCTCGAGTACTACTCACTGCTTGGACGCTCCAGAGTGAAAGAGGAGATAGAAAAACTCAGAAAAATGTGGGCTGGTGAGGTAGAAGAGGCCCTTTTTATCGCGAGGCTCGTGTCTGAGTACTACGCGGAGATCTACATCAGGAAAATAGATCCTGTCAGGAGGATGAAAGAAGAGTTCGCTTCAGAGATAGACAGGGAGCTGGAAAAGGACGGATTCCTCGAAGTCGTTTTGATGAGAAGACTCCTGGGTTATGTAGGGGGTGCTGTGTGA